The Solanum lycopersicum chromosome 6, SLM_r2.1 genome has a window encoding:
- the LOC101244964 gene encoding probable protein phosphatase 2C: MEESKLMFDNCSRGNESSSNSKPPNPLAGDRRLVASATKKALVRHPSLVRTKLSDVPLEPRTATGDHAAEYLPILRSGAWADIGSRSSMEDVYVCADNLMSHHRTAGSNEGTHAFYGVFDGHGGKHAADFACNHLPRFIAEDEDFPRQIDRAISSAFLQTDTAFAEACNLDADLASGTTALAALVIGSSLVVANAGDCRAVLCRRGKAIEMSRDHKPGCFGEKERIEASGGYVYDGYLNGQLNVARALGDWHLEGLKSIDGGPLSGEPEVMSTRLTEEDEFLIIGCDGIWDVFMSQNAVDFARRKLQEHNNPVMCCKDLVDEALKRKSGDNLSVVVVCFQKQRPPDLVVPRGRVHRSISAEGLKELQGFLDSLKD, translated from the exons ATGGAAGAAAGTAAATTGATGTTTGATAATTGTAGCAGAGGAAATGAGAGCTCCAGCAACAGCAAACCGCCTAATCCTCTTGCTGGAGATCGCCGTTTAGTAGCTTCTGCCACCAAGAAGGCCCTTGTTCGACACCCCTCTTTG GTGAGAACCAAGTTGTCAGATGTTCCTCTTGAACCAAGAACAGCTACAGGTGATCATGCAGCAGAGTACCTTCCCATACTTCGCTCAGGTGCTTGGGCTGACATTGGATCTCGGTCAAGCATGGAAGATGTTTATGTGTGTGCCGACAATTTAATGAGCCACCATAGAACAGCTGGTTCTAATGAAGGGACTCATGCATTCTATGGG GTTTTCGATGGACATGGAGGAAAACATGCAGCTGACTTTGCTTGCAACCATTTACCAAGGTTTATTGCTGAGGATGAAGACTTCCCAAGGCAGATTGATAGGGCAATTTCTTCTGCATTTTTGCAAACTGATACTGCTTTCGCAGAAGCCTGCAACTTGGATGCTGATCTTGCTTCCGGTACCACTGCTTTGGCAGCCCTTGTTATTGGAAG TTCGCTGGTTGTGGCAAATGCAGGAGATTGTAGAGCTGTACTTTGTCGTCGTGGTAAAGCTATTGAGATGTCGAGAGATCACAAACCTGGTTGTTTTGGGGAGAAAGAGCGGATTGAAGCTTCTGGAGGATATGTGTATGATGGCTACCTGAATGGACAACTTAACGTAGCTCGTGCTCTAGGAGATTGGCATCTGGAAGGATTAAAATCTATTGATGGTGGTCCACTTAGTGGAGAACCTGAAGTTATGAGTACCCGACTTACAGAAGAGGACGAGTTTCTCATAATAGGCTGTGACGGTATATGGGATGTATTCATGAGCCAGAATGCTGTTGACTTTGCTCGTCGAAAGCTTCAGGAACACAATAATCCAGTGATGTGCTGCAAAGATCTCGTTGATGAGGCTCTGAAAAGAAAGAGCGGGGACAATTTATCTGTGGTTGTGGTGTGTTTCCAAAAGCAGCGACCTCCCGACTTGGTTGTCCCACGCGGAAGGGTGCATAGAAGCATTTCTGCAGAAGGCTTAAAAGAGTTGCAGGGCTTTTTGGATAGCTTGAAAGATTAA
- the LOC101245264 gene encoding large ribosomal subunit protein eL20, with protein MVTFKFHQYQVVGRALPSETDEHPKIYRMKLWATNEVRAKSKFWYFLRKLKKVKKSNGQMLAINEIFEKYPTKIKNYGIWLRYQSRTGYHNMYKEYRDTTLNGAVEQMYTEMASRHRVRHHCIQIIKTATIPAKLCKRESTKQFHDSKIKFPLVFKKVRPPSRKLKTTYKATKPNLFM; from the exons ATGGTGACCTTCAAA TTTCATCAGTACCAGGTGGTGGGTAGAGCTCTCCCATCAGAGACCGATGAACACCCAAAGATCTACCGCATGAAGCTTTGGGCTACCAATGAGGTCCGTGCGAAATCCAAGTTCTG GTATTTTTTGAGGAAGCTGAAGAAGGTTAAGAAGAGCAACGGGCAGATGCTTGCTATTAATGAG ATCTTTGAGAAGTATCCTACTAAGATCAAGAATTACGGCATTTGGTTGCGTTATCAGAGTCGCACTGGGTACCACAACATGTACAAGGAGTACCGTGATACCACATTGAATGGAGCTGTGGAACAGATGTACACAGAGATGGCTTCACGTCACAGGGTCCGCCATCACTGCATCCAGATCATTAAGACGGCCACTATTCCAGCTAAACTGTGCAAGAGGGAGAGCACCAAGCAGTTCCATGACTCCAAAATCAAGTTCCCCTTGGTGTTCAAGAAAGTCAGACCACCATCCAGGAAACTCAAGACTACTTACAAGGCTACAAAACCCAACTTGTTCATGTAA
- the LOC101251897 gene encoding non-specific lipid-transfer protein 1-like, with product MATSPRVMLLLFILIIYMVAAPPPAKAVITCDTVYDGVKPCLNYVLFGGIVSTDCCNGLESVIASATTIADHQSTCSCIKSLASQATDDELSRAASIPGQCGATIPFEISPNVDCSKVK from the coding sequence ATGGCCACTAGCCCTAGAGTAATGCTTCTTTTATTCATCCTGATCATTTACATGGTGGCGGCACCACCGCCAGCTAAGGCGGTGATCACGTGTGACACCGTGTACGATGGTGTTAAGCCATGTCTTAACTATGTCTTGTTTGGTGGAATAGTCTCGACAGATTGTTGTAATGGACTTGAATCTGTTATTGCTTCTGCTACTACTATCGCAGATCATCAGAGCACGTGCTCGTGTATAAAGAGTCTTGCATCGCAAGCCACGGACGATGAACTTAGTCGCGCTGCTAGTATCCCTGGACAATGTGGAGCAACCATTCCTTTCGAGATTAGCCCAAATGTTGATTGCTCAAAGgtgaagtga